In a genomic window of Myotis daubentonii chromosome X, mMyoDau2.1, whole genome shotgun sequence:
- the LOC132224269 gene encoding germ cell-less protein-like 1, translated as MGALTSRLLGLWRAQAPEQLGAGGEEQEAGAMAVVEEVEEESGEGGPTPRQGGVKRKAHSGRRHEQEPPRKRTKHSSGSVYQALFLRGEGSDVQIRALGNVWNLHRTYLCQSGYFASMFSGAWRESTMNTIELQMPDDNIDREALHDALGSLYRDYVLIQPSRVVPILATASMLQLDELIQQCGEIMEETVCVQTVCSYYYAAGSYGLPNIRTMCFQWLLHNLMTHRGDELIPEISLDIMEELIVSSELLVIEVEMDVYTMLKKWMYLQLQPTWRGPRRALLSDANLWFARSKRELDGTPFLETPQGRAFVPVFQHLRLAYIVCDLPSARIIDQDALIPATWLTPVYKEQWLALLKAEQTRGLPPTEVHVSNFQRNSMRCGHQVHREEPCSWRWAGFHFSWDLVVCYSNRRVTFRRSALNNPHGLGASLLWQGKVAFRLCLVSLDRAGRTVLRQDTEYQVLSLGKDEELEVANLENQDVVFPIYVACNFVYLPRERSCQE; from the coding sequence ATGGGGGCACTAACCAGTCGTCTGCTAGGTCTCTGGAGGGCCCAAGCTCCAGAGCAGCTCGGTGCCggtggggaggagcaggaagcGGGAGCCATGGCAGTAGTtgaagaggtggaggaggagagtgGAGAGGGCGGTCCCACCCCCAGGCAGGGTGGCGTCAAAAGGAAGGCCCACTCAGGAAGGCGTCACGAACAAGAGCCCCCCCGGAAACGCACCAAACACAGTTCAGGTTCCGTTTACCAGGCACTCTTCTTGAGGGGTGAAGGCAGTGACGTGCAGATCCGCGCACTAGGGAACGTGTGGAACTTGCACAGGACCTACTTGTGCCAGTCAGGCTACTTCGCTAGCATGTTCAGTGGTGCTTGGAGGGAATCAACCATGAATACCATAGAGTTGCAAATGCCTGACGACAACATTGATCGTGAGGCACTGCACGATGCTTTAGGCTCTCTGTACAGAGACTACGTGCTCATTCAGCCCAGCCGAGTGGTCCCGATCCTGGCCACGGCCAGCATGCTGCAGCTCGACGAGCTGATTCAACAGTGTGGGGAGATCATGGAGGAAACGGTTTGTGTCCAGACCGTATGCAGCTACTACTACGCTGCCGGGAGCTACGGCCTCCCAAACATCAGGACCATGTGCTTTCAGTGGCTGCTGCACAACCTGATGACTCACCGTGGTGATGAACTAATTCCAGAAATCAGCCTGGATATCATGGAAGAGCTCATTGTCTCTTCAGAGCTCTTAGTGATAGAAGTGGAGATGGATGTGTACACAATGCTGAAAAAGTGGATGTACTTGCAGCTGCAGCCGACATGGAGGGGCCCCCGCAGAGCCTTATTGTCTGACGCCAACTTGTGGTTTGCTAGGTCCAAGAGGGAGTTGGATGGCACCCCTTTCTTGGAGACCCCGCAGGGCAGAGCCTTCGTGCCAGTGTTCCAGCACCTGCGGCTGGCCTACATAGTCTGTGACCTGCCATCAGCACGCATCATTGACCAGGATGCACTGATCCCCGCCACGTGGCTGACCCCAGTGTACAAAGAGCAGTGGCTTGCCCTCCTCAAGGCTGAGCAAACCAGGGGGCTCCCGCCCACTGAGGTCCACGTGTCCAACTTCCAGAGGAACAGCATGCGGTGCGGGCACCAGGTCCACAGGGAAGAGCCATGCAGCTGGCGGTGGGCAGGCTTCCACTTTAGCTGGGACTTGGTAGTGTGCTACTCCAACCGGCGCGTCACCTTCAGACGCAGTGCGCTGAACAATCCCCACGGCCTCGGGGCCAGCTTACTCTGGCAGGGAAAGGTTGCCTTCCGCCTGTGCCTGGTTTCCCTGGACAGGGCTGGAAGAACCGTTCTCAGGCAGGACACAGAATACCAGGTGCTTTCCCTGGGAAAAGATGAAGAGCTAGAGGTAGCAaacctggagaaccaagatgtgGTCTTCCCCATATATGTGGCCTGTAACTTCGTGTACCTTCCCAGAGAGAGGTCCTGCCAAGAGTAA